The Streptomyces sp. HUAS MG91 sequence CGCGTACGGCGAACCGGTGCCCGCCCGCCGCCCCGACGCCGCGCTGACGGTGGAGTTCCCGCCGGACGAGGACTCGGTGTTCGCGGTCTGAGACGGGACGGGCCGCCGCGGCTGTGACATTTCTGTGGGCCCGGACGCTGATCACCTATGGGGAGTTCGGACGGCCGCGGATCGGCCGTCCCCGACGACGTACGAAGAGGACAGCGGTTGGGCCAGGCAGGGGAGCCTCGTCGTACGCATGTGTACGACGAGGAACTGGGCGACGCCGTCGCACGGGCCCAGGGAGGCGACGAGACGGCGTTCGCCGTGGCCTACCGGCTCGTCCAGCCCGGACTGCTCGGCTATCTGCGCGGACTCGTCGGCGACGAGGCGGAGGACGTCGCCGCCGAGGCCTGGCTGGAGATCGCCCGGGACCTGGGGCGTTTCCGCGGCGACGGCGCCGGGTTCCGCGGCTGGACCGCGACCATCGCCCGGTACCGCGCCCTCGACCTGCTGCGGCGGCAGCGGGCGCGGCCGCGCCCGTCCGGCACCGAACAGGACGTGCTCGACCTGCCGGCCGCCCACAACACCGCCGAACAGGTCCTGGAGACGCTCTCCACCGAGCACGCCCTCGCGCTCATCGCCGACCTCCCGCCCGACCAGGCCGAGGCGGTACTGCTGCGTGTCGTCGTCGGTCTCGACGGGCCCGCCGCCGCCCGCGTGCTCGGCAAACGGCCCGGTGCCGTGCGCACGGCGGCGTACCGGGGGCTGAAGCGGCTCGCGCGACAGCTCACGGCGGGCGGGGGCACAGGTGCCGGAACAGGTGAGGGACCGGATGAGAAGCGCGAGGTGTGACGGATGGCAGCCCGCGCACGCTGGGTGAGTCGAGATGACTGACGAACACGCCCACCCCTTGGGTGACGCGCTGGCCGCCGCCGTCCGGGCGCACCAGCCGTCCGGAACGGACGGGGAGCGCGAGGCGCTCGCCGCGTTCCGGGCCGCGCGCGACACCGGCGCCCTCGCGGCGGCGCCCCGCCCCAGCGACGACTGGCGGCCCCGGCGGGGGCGGTCGCGCTGGTCCGCGCGGGCCGCGGTGGGGGCGGTCCTCGCGAGCCTGACGGTGGGCGGGGTCGCGGTGGCGGGCATCGGCTCCGTGGCCACGACCGACGAGCCCCGTGAGCGGTCCCGGCCCGCGAGCACGGTGGCGCCCGTGCTGCCCGCGCCGTCCGCGACGCCCGCCCCGCGCACCTCGGCCGCCGCGGTGCCGGAGCGCGACGCCTTCTCGGCGTCCCCGGAGCAGACCCGCGACCAGCGGGCGCGGTGCAAGGCGTACGAGAACGGGCACGGGCTGAACCGGTCGGAGCGGGCGACCGAGGGGTGTGCCACCCCGACGGCGACCCCGGTGCACGGGAAAGCGGCGGACCGGGGCACGTCGGGGGCCGCGGCGGACAGGACACCGCCCGGCGTCGGCCACGGCCGCGGCAAGAACGACAAGGGCGGCAAGGGCGAGGAGAAGTAGGCGCCGGGGTACGGGACGGCCGAGGTCGCCACCCCCCACAGGAGAGACCCCGGCCGCCGCGCGGCACGGGTCGCGAGCGGCCCGTACTCCCTTCAGCGCCGGGGGTGCGTTTTCTGTCACACCCCGCTGTGTGCGCCGTTGGTTGCGCGTTGTACAAACATGGACGCGGCGGCGTTTCACGCCGTAGCGTGCTGATTCGCGCTGGGGGCGCACGAGACCAAGTGGGCAGGGACTGGGAGTGCTGGGGGACGACGCGGAGCTGACCGCCGCGGTGCTTGCGGCACAGGACGGGGACGAGGCCGCGTTCCGGACTGTGTACCGCGCCGTGCATCCGAGGCTGCTCGGATATCTACGCACACTCGTCGGTGAACCGGACGCCGAGGACGTCGCGTCGGAGTCCTGGCTGCAGATCGCCAGGGACCTGGAGCGGTTCGAGGGCGACGCCGACCGGTTCCGCGGCTGGGCCGCCAGGATCGCGCGCAACCGCGCCCTGGACCACATACGCATGCGGGGACGCCGGCCCGCCGTAGGCGGTGACGAGACCGAACTCACCGGCAGACCCGCCGCATCCGACACCGCCGACGAGGCGATGGAGTCCCTCGCCACCGGCGACGCCATGGCGCTGATCGCCCAACTGCCGCAGGACCAGGCCGAGGCCGTCGTGCTGCGCGTCGTCGTCGGGCTCGACGCGAAGAGTGCCGCGCAGACCCTCGGCAAGCGGCCGGGGGCCGTCCGCACGGCCGCCCACCGCGGCCTGAAGCGGCTCGCGGAACTCCTCGGCGCGGACACCCAGAACAACAGGGAGGACCCGGGAGGACCGGACACCCCGGGAACCCGGAACGACCCCGGAGCCCTCGTCGCGCTGCCGCAGCCGAGGCAACCGAGAACACGCACGGTGACGTCCGCCGGTGTGACGCAATCGCGTACGCGGACGCAGAAGGACATGTGATGGCCGACGAGCACTACAGGTGGCTGGACCGGGACGCGGCGGAGCGTGTGCTGCGCGGGGAGCCGCTGGAGGCCGTCGACGCCGACGACGCGCGACGGGCCGGCCGGCTGACCGGGGCGCTGGACGCGCTGAGCGCCGTCCCGTCCGGCCCCGATGGCGAACTCCCGGGCGAGGAAGCCGCGTTGAGGGCGTTCCGGGAGGCCCGCGCCGAGTCCGCGATAGACGCCGCGGCGACCTCCGGGACCGCCGCGGGCAGCGCCGGACGGCACCGCGCGGCCGTCGCGGCCCGCCCCGCGGGCACCCGGCGGTGGGGCCGCCCGGTGCGCTTCGGGCTCGCCGCGGCCGTCGCCGCGTGCATGCTCGGCGGGGTCGCCGTCGCCGCCGGGACCGGGGTGCTGCCCTCACCGTTCGGTGACCGGGGCGAACCGGTGCCGGCCTCCTCGGTGTCCGCCGCCGGCTCCGAGCGGCCGCTCGCCACGGGCTCCCCGCGCCCCACGGACGGCGCCGACGGGACGCGGCCGGACGGCTCCGCGAGCCCCGGCGGCGACTCCGCGGGCCCGGACCGCACGGAGCCGACGCCGAAGGACACGGCCACACCGCGCCCGCCCGGCCCCCGGCCGTCCGAGAAGGGCCGGACGGCCGAGGCGCTGCGCCGCGAACTCGCCAAGGCCTGCGTCAAGTACCGCGGCGGCCGGCTGAACCCCACGGAGAGGCAGCGCCTGCGGGACTCCGCGGAGAGATACGGGCGGGGCCCCGCCGACATCGCCCGCATCTGCGACCGGGTGCTCGGCGACACCGGCGACCACGGCGACGGAGACGGCCGCGACCACGGCTCCGAGGGGCACAACGGCGGCCAGGACGGCGACGAGGACAGCGAGGGCAACGGATCCGGCAACGGCTACGGGTTCGGCAACAGCAACACCCACACCGACAGCACCACGGACGGCGGCGGCGACAGCCTCGGCTACTACGTCAAGCCCGGGCCGACCCCGAGCCGGTCCTACAGCGCCGCCCCTCAGCTCCCGTCCGCCTCGCCCGCACCGTCCGCCTCGCGCGGCTTCGAGCTGCGCTGACCGGCACCGACCGGCTCTGACCTGCGAAAACGCGGCCCCCGCAAATTCCCGTAGAAAAATCTACGCAACAGGTGTGACGTTTTTGAGGCCTGTGACGCAGTACTGAGTGAGCCGACTGGTCATCGGCCGCGCACGAGCCGGGGTTCCCCCCGTACCTTCGGCTCAGTGCCACTGGCGTGGGTGGGACACGTTCCCCCGGTCCCACCCACGCCGCTCATCACCCGCCGCCTCCCGTCACCAGTAGACGACGACCTTGTCGCCCGCGTGGACCTGGGCGAACAGGCTCGCGATCTTCCCCTCGTCCCTGACGTTCACGCAGCCGTGCGAGGCGCCGGCGTAACCGCGGGCCGCGAAGTCCGACGAGTAGTGCACCGCCTGGCCGCCGCTGAAGAACATCGCGTACGGCATGGGCGTGTGGTAGATCGTCGAGACGTGGTGCCGGGACTTGAAGTTCACGTGGAAGACTCCCTCGCGGGTCGGCGTGTACTGGGACCCGAACCGCACGTCCGTCGTCATCAGCCGCTTGCCGTCGACCATCCACGACAGCGTCCGGCTGGTCTTGCTGATGCACAGCACCCGGCCCGTCATGCAGCGCGGATCCGGCTTCGCCGCGGGCCGGCCGCCCGAGGCGTACAACTCGTCCCGGCTCGGCTCGTGGGTCATCCGCAGCAGCCGCTGCCAGGTCACGGTGTCGGTCGTCCCGGTGCGCGGCAGCCCGCGCTTGCCCTGGAAACCCTCGACCGCCTTCACCGTCGAGGCCCCGTACGTCCCCGTCGGCCCGTCGAACAGCCACGCCACCTGCCGCAGCCGCGCCTGCAGCTCCCGCACCTCCTTCCCCTCGTCCCCGGACGACCACAGCGTCCGGCCCGGCTTCGCGGGCGCGGTGGCGGACGGGGACCCGGAACCGGACGGCTTGGCGTCGTCGCCCGACGCCGGACGGGACGCGGAGGGAGCCGGGGACGACGGCGCCGAAGCGCCCGCGGACGCCGCCGCCGAGGGATGCGCCGACGCACCGCCCTCGACCACCTGTGCCCGGCAACCGCCGACCAGGGCCAGCACCCCGGTGGCGGCGAGCGTGCTCCGTATGACAACTGACCGCATGACGTCCCCCGTCTGTCGCGTCGTTCCCTTGTGTCTCTACTGATGCTGCCCGGCGCCGAAACGTTGCGAACTGCCACTACAGTCCGTCCCGAGGGTCGATGACTACTGGTAAGTAACCGCTGGAGGCACCACCATGGCGCGCGCATCCGAGTCCGGACTGCCCATCGAGCCGGTCTACGGCCCGTCGGATCTCGACGGCTGGGACCCGCAACAGAAGCTCGGCGAACCGGGCGGCTATCCCTTCACCCGCGGCGTCTACCCGACCATGTACACCGGCCGCCCGTGGACGATGCGCCAGTACGCCGGGTTCGGCACGGCCACCGAGTCCAACGCCCGCTACCAGCAGCTCATCGCCAACGGCACGACAGGCCTGTCGGTCGCCTTCGACCTGCCGACCCAGATGGGCCACGACAGCGACGCGCCCCTCGCCTCGGGCGAGGTCGGCAAGGTCGGGGTCGCCATCGACTCGGTCGACGACATGCGGGTGCTCTTCGACGGCATCCCGCTGGACAAGGTGTCGACGTCGATGACGATCAACGCCCCCGCCGCCCTGCTGCTCCTGATGTACCAACTGGTCGGCGAGGAGCAGGGGGTGGCCGCCGACCGGCTGACGGGGACGATCCAGAACGACGTGCTCAAGGAGTACATCGCCCGCGGCACCTACATCTTCCCGCCCAAGCCGTCGCTGCGGCTGATCGCGGACATCTTCAAGTACTGCCGGGCCGAGATCCCGAAGTGGAACACCATCTCCATCTCCGGCTACCACATGGCCGAGGCGGGGGCCTCGCCCGCGCAGGAGATCGCCTTCACCCTCGCCGACGGCATCGAGTACGTGCGCACCGCCGTCGCCGCCGGCATGGACGTCGACGACTTCGCCCCGCGCCTGTCCTTCTTCTTCGTGGCCCGCACGACGATCCTGGAGGAGGTCGCCAAGTTCCGTGCCGCGCGCCGCATCTGGGCCCGGGTGATGAAGGAGGAGTTCGGCGCCGAGAACCCCAAGTCGCTGATGCTCCGCTTCCACACCCAGACGGCCGGGGTGCAGCTGACCGCCCAGCAGCCGGAGGTGAACCTGGTCCGGGTCGCCGTCCAGGGCCTCGGCGCCGTCCTCGGCGGCACCCAGTCGCTGCACACCAACTCCTTCGACGAGGCCATCGCCCTGCCGACCGACAAGTCCGCCCGCCTCGCCCTGCGCACCCAGCAGGTCCTCGCCTACGAGACCGACGTCACCGCCACCGTCGACCCCTTCGCCGGGTCCTACGTCGTCGAGAGGATGACGGACGACGTGGAGGCCGCCGCCCTCGCGCTCATGGAACGGGTCGAGGACCTGGGCGGCGCGGTCAGCGCGATCGAGCACGGCTTCCAGAAGTCCGAGATCGAGCGCTCCGCCTACCGCATCGCCCAGGAGACCGACTCCGGCGAGCGCGTCGTGGTCGGCGTCAACCGCTACCAGCTCGACGAGGAGGAGCCCTACGAGCCGCTCCGCGTCGACCCCGCCATCGAGGCCCAGCAGGCCGAGCGGCTGGCCCGGCTGCGCGCCGAGCGCGACCAGAAGGCGGTGGACACCGCGCTGGCCGCCCTGAAGGAGGCCGCCGCCGACGACACCAGCAACGTCCTGTACCCGATGAAGGACGCCCTGCGGGCCCGTGCCACGGTCGGCGAGGTCTGCGACGCGCTGCGCGGGGTGTGGGGCACCTACGTCCCCTCCGACACGTTCTGACCTGCGCTTCCCTGATCATCTCCGTGATGTGGAACCCCGGCGCGGAGTGTCGTACCCGTGTGCGACACTCCGGGCATGCTGGGTGTCATCGATCTTCCGACCTATCTCGCGGGTCTCGTCCTCATCGTCCTCCTCCCGGGGCCGAACTCGCTGTACGTGCTCTCCGTCGCCGCCCGCCGCGGCATACGCACCGGCTACAAGGCCGCCGCCGGAGTCTGGTGCGGGGACACCGTCCTGATGACCCTGTCCGCCGCCGGTGTCGCCTCCCTGCTCCAGGCCAACGACGTGATCTTCAGCATCGTGAAGTACGCGGGCGCCGGCTATCTCACCTGGCTCGCGGTCGGCATGCTGCGCGCCGCCCTGTCGATGTGGCGCACCCGCCGTGAGCGGCTCGCCGCCGAGGTGTCCGGGGAGCCGGCGGGAGAGGCCCAGGAGCGTCCGTTCCGCCGCGCCTTCGTGATCAGCCTCCTCAACCCGAAGGCGATCCTGTTCTTCATCGCCTTCTTCGTGCAGTTCGTCGACCCCTCGTACGCCTACCCGGCGGTCTCCTTCGTGGTCCTCGGCGCCTTCGCGCAGATCGCGAGCGTCCTGTACCTCTCGGCCCTGATCTTCAGCGGCACCCGGCTCGCCGCCGCCTTCCGCCGCCGCAAGCGCCTGTCGGCCGGTGCCACGTCGGCGGCCGGGGTGCTGTTCCTCGGCTTCGCGGTGAAGCTGTCGCTGGCCAGCGTGTAGGCGAACGGCGGGCGTGGCTCGATCGAGTGATCCGAGGTGGATCTCCTGCACTGCCGGTTACGCTCGTGGAGTGTGACTCCCCGAGGAGGATGCCGTGGCGGCCGTACTGCACGAGATGACGATCGGTGAAGCTGTCGACCGTCTGTCCAGGGCGCTGCCCAGGCACCGTGTGGAGGTCCTGAAGGGGAACATCGTCGTGACACCACCGCCGGATGGGCCGCACCAGGAAACGGTGGGCGAGCTCGTCCACCTCTTCCGGCAGGTCGGAGGGCGAGACGCCGGAGTCAAGGGGTTGCCCGGCATCGGGCTCTGGCTCGGCACCGGGCCGGACGACCGCGCGGAGCCGGACTGGGCGATCGTCGAGGCCGACTACAAGGACGCTCACGTCAAGCAGAACTACTACGCCGCGACCGTCTTCCGCCTGGTTCTCGAAGTGACCTCGTCCAACTGGGAGAACGACCTCATCACGAAGGTCGAGTCCTACGCCGGCGCACGCATCCCGGTCTACGTCGTCGCCGATCGCAAGCATGACCAAGTGGTGCTGTTCAGCGAGCCGCTGGGTGAGTCCTATGGCGGGCGCACGGTCTACAAGCGAGGGGAGACGGTCCCCGTGCCGGAGAGCGTCGGGGTGGCGCTTGAGCTGCCCGTCGACATGCTCCTCGACGGCGACGGCGACTGACCTCACCCCCCGGCCACGATCCCGGCCCGCGCCAGATACTCCACCGCCCCCTCCGCCGACTCCCCGGCCCACCCCACGTATCCGTCCGGCCGCACCAGGAAGACACCGGTGCCGTACGCCCCGTACGCCGGGACCGTGACCGTGCGGACCGACGCGCCGTCCAGGGCCGGCGGCGCCGCACTCCCCGTCCCCACCGCGAGCAGCGTCCAGT is a genomic window containing:
- a CDS encoding L,D-transpeptidase family protein, with protein sequence MRSVVIRSTLAATGVLALVGGCRAQVVEGGASAHPSAAASAGASAPSSPAPSASRPASGDDAKPSGSGSPSATAPAKPGRTLWSSGDEGKEVRELQARLRQVAWLFDGPTGTYGASTVKAVEGFQGKRGLPRTGTTDTVTWQRLLRMTHEPSRDELYASGGRPAAKPDPRCMTGRVLCISKTSRTLSWMVDGKRLMTTDVRFGSQYTPTREGVFHVNFKSRHHVSTIYHTPMPYAMFFSGGQAVHYSSDFAARGYAGASHGCVNVRDEGKIASLFAQVHAGDKVVVYW
- a CDS encoding RNA polymerase sigma factor yields the protein MLGDDAELTAAVLAAQDGDEAAFRTVYRAVHPRLLGYLRTLVGEPDAEDVASESWLQIARDLERFEGDADRFRGWAARIARNRALDHIRMRGRRPAVGGDETELTGRPAASDTADEAMESLATGDAMALIAQLPQDQAEAVVLRVVVGLDAKSAAQTLGKRPGAVRTAAHRGLKRLAELLGADTQNNREDPGGPDTPGTRNDPGALVALPQPRQPRTRTVTSAGVTQSRTRTQKDM
- a CDS encoding Uma2 family endonuclease — its product is MAAVLHEMTIGEAVDRLSRALPRHRVEVLKGNIVVTPPPDGPHQETVGELVHLFRQVGGRDAGVKGLPGIGLWLGTGPDDRAEPDWAIVEADYKDAHVKQNYYAATVFRLVLEVTSSNWENDLITKVESYAGARIPVYVVADRKHDQVVLFSEPLGESYGGRTVYKRGETVPVPESVGVALELPVDMLLDGDGD
- a CDS encoding RNA polymerase sigma factor, with the protein product MGQAGEPRRTHVYDEELGDAVARAQGGDETAFAVAYRLVQPGLLGYLRGLVGDEAEDVAAEAWLEIARDLGRFRGDGAGFRGWTATIARYRALDLLRRQRARPRPSGTEQDVLDLPAAHNTAEQVLETLSTEHALALIADLPPDQAEAVLLRVVVGLDGPAAARVLGKRPGAVRTAAYRGLKRLARQLTAGGGTGAGTGEGPDEKREV
- a CDS encoding methylmalonyl-CoA mutase family protein — protein: MARASESGLPIEPVYGPSDLDGWDPQQKLGEPGGYPFTRGVYPTMYTGRPWTMRQYAGFGTATESNARYQQLIANGTTGLSVAFDLPTQMGHDSDAPLASGEVGKVGVAIDSVDDMRVLFDGIPLDKVSTSMTINAPAALLLLMYQLVGEEQGVAADRLTGTIQNDVLKEYIARGTYIFPPKPSLRLIADIFKYCRAEIPKWNTISISGYHMAEAGASPAQEIAFTLADGIEYVRTAVAAGMDVDDFAPRLSFFFVARTTILEEVAKFRAARRIWARVMKEEFGAENPKSLMLRFHTQTAGVQLTAQQPEVNLVRVAVQGLGAVLGGTQSLHTNSFDEAIALPTDKSARLALRTQQVLAYETDVTATVDPFAGSYVVERMTDDVEAAALALMERVEDLGGAVSAIEHGFQKSEIERSAYRIAQETDSGERVVVGVNRYQLDEEEPYEPLRVDPAIEAQQAERLARLRAERDQKAVDTALAALKEAAADDTSNVLYPMKDALRARATVGEVCDALRGVWGTYVPSDTF
- the leuE gene encoding leucine efflux protein LeuE; the protein is MLGVIDLPTYLAGLVLIVLLPGPNSLYVLSVAARRGIRTGYKAAAGVWCGDTVLMTLSAAGVASLLQANDVIFSIVKYAGAGYLTWLAVGMLRAALSMWRTRRERLAAEVSGEPAGEAQERPFRRAFVISLLNPKAILFFIAFFVQFVDPSYAYPAVSFVVLGAFAQIASVLYLSALIFSGTRLAAAFRRRKRLSAGATSAAGVLFLGFAVKLSLASV